In Paenibacillus ihbetae, the following are encoded in one genomic region:
- a CDS encoding MATE family efflux transporter, translating to MQSTTTIRGKLRQFAVILIPILVTQLALSAITFFDTNMSGKFSSVDLAGVAIATSIWVPVQTGLSGILMGITPIVSQLVGGRQENKVAYQVNQALWLSVLLAVIVLAAGYAVVPSILGAMSLEPEVRQVAAGFLAAISAGIIPLFAYTVLRCFIDALGQTKMSMVITLITLPINVGLNALFIYGFWGFPRLGGAGAGVASAITYWAVLLIAILTIHKVHPFAGYGIFRGMSRISFSAWKGHLKIGLPIGLSIFLETAVFAAVTLLMSGFDTATIAAHQAALNFASTLYMLPLSICMSLTILVGYEVGSGRLKDAWQYAKLGIGTAIILSLMTAVILLVAGRQVADLYSNEPAVISLIQQFLLYAIFFQISDAIATPTQGALRGYKDVNVAFVLALVSFWVIGLPVGYVLANYTDWQAFGYWIGLITGLAAGAALMLRRLVNIQRRFTKQQEPLGSAVSS from the coding sequence ATGCAATCTACAACGACGATCCGGGGGAAACTGAGGCAGTTTGCCGTCATTCTCATCCCCATTCTCGTGACCCAGCTGGCTTTATCCGCTATAACGTTTTTCGATACGAACATGTCCGGCAAATTCAGCTCCGTCGATCTGGCCGGCGTTGCGATCGCCACCAGCATCTGGGTTCCGGTCCAGACCGGGCTCAGCGGCATCCTGATGGGGATTACCCCCATCGTCTCCCAGCTGGTCGGCGGGCGACAAGAGAACAAAGTGGCCTATCAGGTAAACCAGGCACTCTGGCTCTCTGTGCTGCTGGCCGTTATCGTGCTCGCTGCGGGATACGCCGTCGTCCCGAGCATTCTCGGCGCCATGAGCCTGGAGCCAGAGGTTCGCCAGGTTGCGGCAGGGTTTTTGGCCGCCATTTCGGCAGGCATTATACCGCTGTTCGCCTACACGGTGCTTCGCTGCTTTATCGATGCTCTTGGACAAACGAAAATGTCCATGGTCATTACCCTGATTACGCTTCCGATCAACGTCGGACTGAATGCCCTCTTTATTTATGGCTTTTGGGGCTTTCCTAGACTTGGAGGCGCCGGGGCCGGCGTCGCTTCCGCGATTACCTACTGGGCGGTGCTGCTCATTGCGATCCTAACGATCCACAAGGTGCACCCGTTTGCCGGGTACGGCATTTTCCGCGGAATGTCCAGGATTTCCTTCAGTGCCTGGAAGGGGCATCTGAAGATCGGATTGCCCATTGGCTTGTCAATCTTTCTGGAAACGGCCGTGTTCGCAGCCGTAACCCTGCTCATGAGCGGCTTTGATACGGCTACCATCGCCGCGCACCAAGCGGCCTTGAATTTTGCCTCCACGCTGTACATGCTGCCGCTGAGCATCTGCATGAGCTTAACGATCCTGGTCGGTTATGAGGTCGGGTCGGGCCGGTTGAAGGATGCATGGCAGTACGCCAAGCTTGGGATCGGCACCGCCATCATCCTCTCGCTGATGACGGCGGTCATTCTGCTTGTTGCCGGACGCCAGGTCGCGGACTTGTACTCGAATGAGCCTGCCGTAATCTCGCTCATCCAGCAGTTTCTCCTATACGCGATCTTCTTCCAGATCTCCGACGCCATCGCAACGCCGACGCAGGGAGCGCTGCGGGGATACAAAGACGTCAATGTGGCTTTCGTCCTGGCCCTCGTCTCGTTCTGGGTGATCGGCTTGCCCGTCGGATATGTGCTGGCCAATTATACGGATTGGCAGGCCTTCGGCTATTGGATCGGCCTCATAACAGGACTTGCTGCCGGTGCAGCGCTGATGCTGAGGCGCTTGGTCAATATCCAGCGCAGATTCACCAAGCAACAGGAGCCTCTTGGATCAGCCGTATCCTCCTGA
- a CDS encoding putative glycoside hydrolase — protein MNIILAFFILAAAGLGGSGAQESPLTTQLQASWNTAVIQSMHQNQGKGQGQNGIKPNTTEIDPQVDAPKVKGIYVTAYSAGGSRMTQLIDLMDTTELNAMVIDIKDDEGYITYKTDNPTLQKLGKPQPFIKDIHQLMKRLEKHDIYPIARVVVFKDTILAKKNPELSFRKGDGTVWTNGGGDSFVNPYSKEVWDYNIEIAKEAAKLGFKEIQFDYVRFPEGFEKRADALKYVKTEQSRVDVVSDFVQYAREELAPLGIRVSVDIFGYAASVPAAEGIGQDFVKISNNVDIISPMVYPSHYTTGWFGAEVPDKAPYQTIKGSMEDTHKKLEELGNNKPIIRPWIQDFTASWLGKGNYIKYGKKQIEDQIRALKDTGVDEYLLWNASNRYTEGVKYK, from the coding sequence ATGAACATCATCTTGGCATTTTTCATCTTGGCTGCCGCGGGCTTGGGCGGCTCCGGCGCGCAGGAGAGCCCGCTTACAACCCAGTTGCAGGCTTCCTGGAACACCGCCGTGATTCAGAGCATGCATCAAAATCAGGGGAAGGGTCAGGGTCAGAACGGCATCAAGCCGAATACGACCGAGATCGACCCGCAAGTCGACGCTCCGAAAGTCAAAGGCATTTATGTAACAGCTTACAGTGCCGGCGGCTCCAGAATGACGCAGCTTATCGACCTGATGGACACGACGGAGCTGAACGCCATGGTCATCGACATTAAGGACGACGAAGGCTACATAACGTACAAAACCGATAACCCGACGCTTCAAAAGCTTGGAAAGCCTCAGCCCTTTATCAAGGATATCCATCAGCTGATGAAACGGCTGGAGAAGCACGACATTTACCCGATCGCCCGAGTCGTCGTGTTCAAGGATACGATCCTGGCCAAGAAGAACCCGGAGCTCTCCTTCCGTAAAGGAGACGGCACCGTATGGACCAACGGCGGCGGAGACAGCTTCGTTAACCCGTACAGCAAGGAGGTATGGGACTACAATATCGAAATTGCCAAAGAAGCCGCCAAGCTCGGCTTCAAGGAGATCCAGTTCGACTATGTACGGTTCCCGGAGGGCTTCGAGAAGCGGGCCGACGCTTTGAAGTATGTCAAAACCGAGCAGTCCCGCGTCGACGTCGTATCGGATTTCGTGCAGTATGCCCGTGAAGAGCTGGCGCCGCTCGGCATCCGCGTTTCCGTCGATATTTTCGGCTACGCGGCATCGGTGCCTGCAGCAGAGGGAATCGGCCAGGATTTTGTGAAGATATCAAACAATGTGGATATTATCAGCCCAATGGTATACCCGAGCCACTACACGACCGGCTGGTTCGGCGCCGAGGTGCCGGATAAGGCTCCGTACCAGACGATCAAGGGATCGATGGAGGATACCCACAAGAAGCTTGAAGAGCTGGGCAACAACAAGCCGATCATCCGGCCTTGGATTCAGGATTTTACGGCCAGCTGGCTTGGCAAAGGCAATTATATCAAATATGGGAAAAAGCAAATTGAGGATCAAATTCGCGCCTTGAAGGATACCGGGGTCGACGAGTATTTGCTCTGGAACGCCTCCAACCGTTATACGGAAGGCGTGAAGTACAAGTAA
- a CDS encoding YitT family protein: MLKRLWTYFSILFGAVIIAAGFNLFLIPHHLLSGGVSGVAMLIGYFTPLNISVLYFVLNIPILLAGWFQLGKHFVVLSVLSVLVTTVFLEIIPVCAVATDMLLSAVFGGILVGFGTGLSFRVGGSTGGFDIIGSIVTKYRDFPVGSVLVSLNAIVILAVTYLENDWNLALASMVSIYLAGKMIDMLHISHIKVTVFIVTNQTEALLEKLLKRPRGVTKIKTQGAFSHKEKDMLMTVTTKYELAELKHIITKTDPDAFVNIVETVAVMGQFRKN, translated from the coding sequence ATGCTGAAGCGTCTATGGACCTACTTTTCCATCCTGTTCGGCGCCGTTATCATTGCCGCGGGCTTCAATCTGTTCCTGATTCCGCACCACCTGCTCAGCGGCGGCGTTTCCGGCGTTGCCATGCTGATCGGTTATTTCACGCCGCTTAACATCAGCGTTCTGTATTTCGTGCTCAATATTCCCATCCTCCTCGCAGGATGGTTCCAGCTTGGAAAACATTTTGTCGTGCTCAGCGTGCTCTCGGTCCTTGTGACAACGGTGTTTCTCGAGATCATACCGGTCTGCGCCGTCGCTACGGACATGCTCCTCTCCGCCGTCTTCGGAGGAATCCTGGTCGGCTTCGGAACCGGCCTGTCCTTCCGGGTCGGCGGCTCGACCGGCGGATTTGACATCATCGGCTCCATCGTCACGAAGTATCGCGACTTTCCGGTCGGCAGCGTCCTGGTATCGCTGAATGCCATCGTCATCCTGGCCGTCACTTATCTCGAGAACGACTGGAATCTTGCGCTGGCCTCCATGGTGTCCATTTACCTGGCGGGCAAAATGATCGATATGCTGCATATCAGCCATATCAAAGTGACGGTGTTCATTGTTACGAATCAGACCGAGGCCCTGCTGGAGAAGCTGCTCAAGCGCCCCCGGGGCGTGACGAAGATCAAAACCCAAGGGGCGTTCAGCCACAAGGAGAAGGACATGCTGATGACGGTCACAACGAAATACGAGCTCGCCGAATTAAAGCATATCATTACGAAGACCGATCCGGACGCCTTCGTCAACATCGTGGAGACGGTTGCGGTGATGGGACAGTTTCGCAAGAACTAA
- a CDS encoding DEAD/DEAH box helicase, producing the protein MKNFADFGLEPRVLQAITELGFEEATPIQSQSIPIALTGKDMIGQAQTGTGKTAAFGLPLIHKIAKEEERIVALVMTPTRELAIQVAEEIGKLSRFKGIRSLAIYGGQDIGRQIRALKKKPQIIIGTPGRLLDHINRKTIRLDDVQTVVLDEADEMLDMGFMDDIQSILKLVPENRQTLLFSATMPPNIQKLASQFLKDPEHVSVIPKHVSAPLIDQAYIEVPERQKFEALSRLLDMESPELAIVFGRTKRRVDELAEALQKRGYSADGLHGDLSQHQRDTVMRKFRDGSIDVLVATDVAARGLDVSGVTHVVNFDLPQDPESYVHRIGRTGRAGKEGTAWSFVTPREMDHLYFIERVTRHRIPRKPLPTMAEAIEGKQRVIAERVLEIIDQGELTEYKGLAIQLLEQYDSVQLLAAAMKLLTGDKKEAADIHLTPEDPIRAKRRKPDIRSGRKPSGGYNGRSYGGGYRGNREGGGNREGGGNRGGYSKGGYSRDGGGSYNNRDGGGGYNRDRNNSGDRKPRSYSGGERRPNRGDE; encoded by the coding sequence TTGAAAAATTTTGCAGATTTTGGCTTGGAGCCTCGAGTGCTTCAAGCAATTACGGAACTTGGATTTGAAGAAGCGACACCGATTCAATCCCAATCCATCCCGATTGCCCTCACCGGAAAGGACATGATCGGACAAGCACAGACAGGTACCGGTAAGACCGCAGCATTCGGCCTTCCTCTTATTCACAAAATCGCGAAAGAAGAAGAGCGGATCGTCGCTCTCGTCATGACGCCAACCCGCGAACTCGCCATTCAGGTTGCCGAAGAGATCGGCAAATTGTCCAGATTTAAAGGGATCCGCTCCCTTGCGATTTACGGCGGACAAGATATCGGCCGACAAATTCGCGCTTTGAAGAAGAAGCCCCAAATTATTATCGGCACACCTGGCCGATTGCTTGACCACATTAACCGGAAGACCATCCGGCTTGACGATGTTCAAACCGTCGTGCTGGACGAAGCGGATGAAATGCTGGACATGGGCTTCATGGACGATATCCAATCCATCCTGAAGCTGGTACCGGAAAATCGTCAAACCCTGCTGTTCTCCGCAACGATGCCTCCGAACATCCAGAAGCTGGCTTCCCAGTTCCTGAAGGATCCGGAGCATGTATCCGTCATTCCTAAGCATGTGAGCGCACCGCTGATCGACCAAGCCTACATCGAGGTTCCTGAGCGTCAGAAGTTCGAAGCGCTGAGCCGTCTCCTCGATATGGAATCGCCTGAGCTGGCGATTGTATTCGGCCGCACGAAGCGCCGCGTAGACGAATTGGCCGAAGCGCTGCAAAAGCGCGGCTATTCCGCAGACGGCCTCCATGGCGACCTGTCCCAGCACCAGCGCGATACCGTTATGCGCAAATTCCGCGACGGCAGCATCGATGTGCTGGTAGCAACCGACGTAGCGGCTCGGGGTCTGGACGTATCCGGCGTAACGCATGTCGTCAACTTCGACTTGCCGCAGGATCCGGAGAGCTATGTACACCGTATCGGCCGTACCGGCCGCGCAGGGAAGGAAGGTACGGCATGGTCCTTCGTAACCCCGCGTGAAATGGATCATCTGTACTTCATCGAGCGCGTGACCCGTCACCGGATTCCGCGCAAGCCGCTGCCAACGATGGCTGAAGCCATTGAAGGCAAGCAGCGCGTCATCGCTGAACGCGTATTGGAAATCATCGACCAAGGCGAGCTGACCGAATACAAAGGCCTTGCCATCCAGCTTCTGGAGCAGTATGACTCCGTTCAGCTGCTTGCAGCTGCAATGAAGCTCCTGACAGGAGACAAGAAGGAAGCGGCCGATATCCACCTTACGCCGGAGGATCCGATTCGTGCGAAGCGCCGGAAGCCGGACATCCGCAGCGGACGCAAGCCTAGCGGCGGTTATAACGGCCGCAGCTACGGCGGCGGATACCGCGGCAACCGCGAAGGCGGCGGCAACCGCGAAGGCGGCGGCAACCGTGGAGGCTACTCCAAGGGCGGCTACAGCCGTGACGGAGGCGGCAGCTACAATAACCGTGACGGAGGCGGCGGCTACAACCGTGACCGCAACAACAGCGGCGACCGCAAGCCTCGCAGCTACAGCGGCGGCGAACGTCGTCCGAACCGCGGGGACGAGTAA
- a CDS encoding YesL family protein translates to MEMKGAMGGLYKLTEWITRIAFSNILWVLCTSPFLFIVLTKFLMAVQTPDAHNEQLLSNWILGILSPFVLFPATAALFTVVRKWVMGNPDVPVFKTFFKGYKENYKQSMIGGFVYTLLFVIMYVDYTVYMTQLGDGFQLVGIVMLVLLIVLFVSLFNFFSMTVHYEMKTTQLLKNAVLLTLIRPFRVFSTLAGSAILVYIGTQMPVLFVFFLFCLMALFAFFNFYATFTKMQEQQEKMRQAEEEKSEAEQALLESMDNVKTEEKGSKPRNS, encoded by the coding sequence TTGGAAATGAAAGGAGCCATGGGTGGCTTATATAAGCTCACCGAATGGATTACCCGCATCGCGTTTTCTAATATTTTATGGGTTTTATGCACATCGCCATTCCTGTTTATCGTACTGACCAAATTTTTGATGGCTGTCCAGACGCCGGATGCTCATAACGAGCAGCTGCTGTCGAACTGGATTTTGGGGATCTTGTCGCCTTTTGTGCTGTTCCCTGCAACCGCAGCCCTGTTTACCGTAGTACGCAAGTGGGTGATGGGCAACCCGGATGTACCTGTATTCAAAACCTTCTTTAAGGGCTATAAGGAAAACTATAAGCAAAGCATGATCGGCGGATTCGTCTATACGCTGCTGTTCGTGATTATGTATGTGGATTATACGGTGTATATGACACAGCTCGGAGACGGCTTTCAGCTCGTCGGCATCGTGATGCTGGTGCTGCTCATCGTGCTGTTCGTCTCGTTGTTTAATTTCTTTTCCATGACCGTCCATTATGAGATGAAGACGACCCAGCTCTTGAAAAATGCGGTTCTGCTGACCTTGATCCGTCCGTTCCGGGTATTCTCGACGCTTGCCGGAAGCGCTATCTTGGTATATATCGGCACGCAAATGCCTGTGCTGTTCGTATTCTTCCTCTTCTGTCTGATGGCGCTGTTCGCGTTCTTTAACTTCTATGCAACTTTTACCAAGATGCAGGAGCAGCAGGAAAAGATGAGACAAGCGGAGGAAGAGAAGTCGGAGGCGGAGCAGGCGCTGCTTGAGAGCATGGATAACGTCAAAACCGAGGAAAAAGGATCGAAACCGCGAAATTCGTAG
- a CDS encoding DUF1499 domain-containing protein: MSLKRVLIGIVRSYDGTSDRAKDPKLKTRYYNLSKEKCFEEVTSTLKKIPGYKVLHEVKSVGEITLEKRTSFGRTLDITVSVLGISPVRSAVDMYSASRGSLGDLGANYRVILNLYAVLDKKLGKYKVDA, from the coding sequence TTGTCATTAAAACGAGTTCTAATCGGTATCGTGCGCAGCTACGACGGCACAAGCGACCGTGCGAAAGATCCCAAGCTGAAGACGCGTTATTACAATCTTTCAAAAGAAAAGTGTTTTGAAGAGGTTACCTCGACACTCAAAAAAATTCCGGGCTATAAAGTGCTCCATGAAGTAAAGTCCGTTGGAGAGATCACACTCGAGAAAAGAACGTCTTTCGGACGAACGCTGGACATTACCGTATCCGTGCTGGGCATCAGTCCCGTACGCAGCGCAGTTGATATGTATTCGGCCTCCCGCGGCTCGCTGGGCGACCTGGGGGCGAATTACCGGGTCATCCTGAACCTGTACGCTGTGCTGGACAAGAAGCTCGGCAAGTATAAAGTGGATGCTTAG
- the tpx gene encoding thiol peroxidase: MAQERTGAATFKGNPITLIGPQLKVGDAAPDFTVSKNLLEDASLKDFAGKIKLISVVPSLDTGVCDAQTRRFNEEAAGLGDDVVVLTISADLPFAQARWCGAAGVDRVVTLSDYKSRSFGEAYGVLIKEFQLDMRSIFVVDKEDKIAYVEYLGEMTEHPNYEAAVNAVKSLR, from the coding sequence ATGGCTCAAGAACGCACGGGAGCTGCCACATTTAAGGGCAATCCTATTACACTGATCGGACCCCAGCTTAAGGTAGGCGATGCGGCACCCGATTTCACGGTGAGCAAAAACCTGCTGGAGGATGCATCCCTTAAGGACTTTGCAGGCAAAATCAAGCTGATCAGCGTCGTTCCTTCCCTCGACACCGGCGTTTGCGATGCGCAGACCCGCCGCTTCAACGAAGAAGCCGCAGGGCTCGGAGACGACGTTGTCGTGCTGACGATCAGCGCCGACCTGCCGTTCGCCCAAGCCCGCTGGTGCGGAGCAGCCGGCGTAGACCGTGTGGTTACACTGTCGGACTACAAATCCCGTTCTTTCGGGGAAGCCTACGGCGTGCTCATCAAGGAATTCCAGCTTGATATGCGCTCGATCTTCGTGGTCGATAAGGAAGACAAGATCGCCTATGTGGAATACCTCGGCGAAATGACAGAGCATCCGAACTACGAAGCGGCCGTCAATGCCGTGAAATCTCTTCGATAG
- a CDS encoding rhomboid family intramembrane serine protease: MIFVRYENWRSYLRYYPVTSLLLIANLVMFFITVFDGGSRNPLTLLQYGALTDLPQFEGESWRYVTAMFLHNGFDHLLFNGFALLVFVPPLERIMGSWKFGLLYLLSGILGNVIGLAYYDRMEGYHTLVGASGAIYGAYGAYLYIALFQRHVMDMASRRTLFTLLILGIVLSFTPGISLAAHFGGLIGGFFLYGLMIRLFKQRTSSGP, from the coding sequence ATGATATTTGTTCGTTATGAAAACTGGAGAAGCTATCTCCGTTATTATCCCGTCACTTCGCTGCTGCTGATTGCAAACCTGGTGATGTTCTTTATCACGGTCTTCGACGGCGGCTCCCGAAATCCGCTCACGCTGCTGCAGTACGGGGCGCTGACGGATCTACCGCAATTCGAGGGAGAATCGTGGCGTTACGTGACGGCGATGTTTTTGCACAACGGGTTCGATCACCTGCTGTTTAACGGCTTTGCCTTGCTGGTGTTCGTCCCGCCGCTGGAGCGCATTATGGGAAGCTGGAAGTTCGGGCTGCTCTACCTGCTCAGCGGCATTCTGGGGAACGTGATCGGCTTGGCTTATTACGACCGTATGGAAGGCTATCACACGCTTGTGGGCGCGTCAGGCGCCATCTACGGGGCCTATGGAGCCTATCTGTATATTGCGCTCTTTCAACGGCATGTCATGGACATGGCGTCGCGCAGGACATTGTTCACTTTGCTGATCTTAGGGATTGTCCTCTCCTTCACGCCGGGAATCAGCCTTGCCGCGCATTTCGGCGGACTGATCGGCGGGTTTTTCCTCTATGGTCTGATGATTCGATTATTCAAGCAGAGGACTTCATCAGGTCCATAG
- a CDS encoding LysR family transcriptional regulator, giving the protein MELRQLQYFVKVAQKEHVTQAAEELHVAQSAVSRQIHQLEEELGVNLFMQKGRNLQLTPVGQLFCKRVESIMKDLERAVVEIHEFLDPEQGEIRIGFPHSLGIHLIPSIVAEFRKKYPNVKFRFKQGMFPTLIRDVVTAEVDLAFVSPFPERHEQVDGDIVLTEELFAILPPNHPLAGEKSIKLEQLKDERFVLFSKGYSLRPIVWHACLEAGFTPKIAFEGEETDTIRGLVAAGMGVSLLPEMALFQTNPLQPARVQISEPKVTRSIGLIHRADAKLPPVAQAFRTFLLQYFGIDPSVKPEGEEGESVSSP; this is encoded by the coding sequence GTGGAATTACGACAGTTGCAATACTTTGTAAAGGTTGCGCAGAAGGAACACGTTACCCAAGCGGCGGAGGAGCTTCATGTAGCTCAGTCAGCCGTCAGCCGCCAGATTCATCAATTGGAAGAAGAGCTGGGTGTTAATTTGTTCATGCAGAAGGGCCGGAATCTTCAGCTGACTCCGGTCGGACAGCTTTTTTGCAAACGGGTGGAAAGCATCATGAAAGATTTGGAGCGGGCGGTCGTCGAAATTCATGAATTTCTGGACCCGGAGCAAGGGGAGATTCGGATCGGATTTCCGCACAGCCTTGGCATACACTTGATTCCTTCAATTGTAGCCGAGTTTCGGAAGAAGTATCCGAATGTCAAATTCCGGTTCAAGCAAGGCATGTTTCCGACGCTGATCCGGGATGTGGTGACAGCGGAGGTAGACCTGGCCTTCGTGTCGCCGTTTCCGGAACGGCATGAGCAGGTGGATGGGGATATCGTGCTGACGGAGGAGCTGTTCGCGATCCTGCCTCCGAATCATCCGCTGGCAGGCGAGAAGTCGATCAAGCTGGAGCAGCTTAAGGATGAGCGGTTTGTGCTGTTCAGCAAAGGCTACTCCCTCCGTCCGATCGTCTGGCATGCTTGTCTGGAAGCCGGATTCACCCCGAAGATCGCCTTCGAGGGGGAGGAGACGGATACGATTCGGGGATTGGTTGCAGCCGGGATGGGGGTTAGTCTGCTTCCCGAAATGGCTCTGTTTCAGACCAACCCGCTTCAGCCTGCCCGCGTTCAAATTTCCGAACCGAAGGTTACGCGTTCAATCGGCCTGATTCATCGCGCGGATGCGAAGCTTCCGCCCGTTGCCCAGGCCTTCCGCACATTCCTCCTTCAATATTTCGGGATTGATCCATCCGTCAAGCCGGAAGGAGAAGAAGGGGAGTCGGTTTCATCTCCCTAG
- a CDS encoding zinc metallopeptidase, producing MYADWMFVLIIIAFIFSLWAQFRVKGTFNKWAKVENSTGLTGYDAARRMLDANGLHDVPIEPVPGALSDHYDPVKRVVRLSEPVYYERSISAVSVACHEVGHAIQHAEHYPMLVARHKMFPVVNFASGIAPFLLIAGFLFQAMNLVGLGIIFFSCAVAFQLVTLPVEFNASSRARQLMIQEGYIANNEERGVAKVLNAAALTYVAAALISLLELIRYIMIFTSNRE from the coding sequence ATGTACGCTGACTGGATGTTTGTTCTTATTATCATCGCTTTTATTTTCTCTTTATGGGCACAGTTCCGGGTCAAAGGAACGTTTAATAAATGGGCCAAGGTTGAAAACAGCACGGGCCTGACCGGATATGACGCTGCGCGCCGCATGCTCGATGCCAACGGCCTGCACGATGTGCCGATTGAACCGGTGCCAGGTGCATTGTCCGACCACTATGATCCGGTTAAACGGGTAGTGCGCTTGTCTGAGCCGGTATACTACGAGCGCTCGATCTCTGCGGTTTCGGTAGCCTGTCACGAGGTCGGTCACGCGATCCAGCATGCCGAGCACTATCCGATGCTGGTGGCGCGCCACAAGATGTTCCCGGTCGTTAACTTTGCTTCCGGCATCGCACCGTTCCTCCTGATTGCCGGGTTCCTGTTCCAGGCGATGAACCTCGTCGGTCTCGGTATCATCTTCTTCTCTTGCGCCGTGGCTTTCCAGCTGGTCACACTCCCTGTCGAGTTTAACGCCAGCAGCCGTGCCCGCCAGTTGATGATTCAGGAAGGTTATATTGCGAACAACGAAGAACGCGGTGTGGCCAAGGTACTGAATGCTGCCGCTCTGACCTATGTCGCAGCAGCGCTGATTTCCCTTCTGGAGCTGATCCGTTACATTATGATCTTTACAAGCAATCGAGAGTAA
- a CDS encoding MerR family transcriptional regulator produces MGIMKGNLFRIGELAKAAGISERTIDYYTKLGLISPEKRTLKNYRLYSSETLSTLERINQLKQEKYTLEEIKDRLNRWKSVPNDTEMTEKLTELEIQMKQLERNVKELNPLLREMKPSQAREVLANILPKGAACIESLQILLNQFTSM; encoded by the coding sequence ATGGGGATCATGAAAGGAAACCTTTTCCGGATCGGAGAGCTGGCGAAGGCAGCCGGAATCAGTGAACGGACCATTGATTATTACACCAAGCTGGGCTTGATCTCCCCTGAAAAACGGACGTTAAAAAATTACCGTTTGTACAGTTCCGAAACCTTAAGCACGCTCGAACGTATTAATCAGTTGAAGCAAGAGAAATATACTCTCGAAGAGATTAAGGACAGACTGAACCGGTGGAAATCCGTACCGAATGATACCGAGATGACCGAAAAGCTGACCGAACTGGAGATCCAGATGAAGCAGCTGGAGCGCAATGTCAAGGAGCTCAACCCGCTTCTCCGCGAGATGAAGCCTAGTCAAGCCCGGGAGGTACTTGCGAATATTTTGCCCAAAGGAGCTGCATGTATAGAGTCACTTCAAATTTTGCTGAATCAATTCACGTCGATGTAA